A single region of the Malus sylvestris chromosome 8, drMalSylv7.2, whole genome shotgun sequence genome encodes:
- the LOC126632330 gene encoding F-box/kelch-repeat protein At1g22040-like codes for MGALLSLAGPKSERNEYHEISQNDTCKRQKMSPSTFEESQRLIPTLPDELSIQIIARLPRICYFNIRLVSRKWKETVTSSELFKLRKELGRSEEWLYLLTKIEEDKLSWHALDPLSRRWQRLPQMPNVVYEEEFSKSSSRFSMWNMVGPSIKIAHTIRGWLGRKNAFEQMPFCGCAIGAVDGCLYVLGGFYKATTVRCVWRFDPIQNAWSEVTAMSASRAYCKTGILNNKLYVVGGVTRERGGLIPLQSAEVFEPSTGTWSEVPSMPFSRARALPTAFLTDMLRPIATGLTPYMGRLCVSQSLYSWPFFVDVGGEIYDPETNSWDEMPLGMGDGWPARQAGTKLSVVVDGELYAFDPSSSLDSGKIKVYDQGEDAWKVVIGKVPIHDFAGSDSPYLLAGFHGKLHVITKDANHEIAVLRADLCSNLGSLSPTLAPLLASSSDEHSDAPAESDAVVWKIIGTRDFGSGELVGCQVLDL; via the coding sequence ATGGGGGCTCTTTTGAGTTTGGCTGGTCCCAAGTCTGAGAGAAATGAGTACCATGAGATCTCTCAGAATGACACCTGCAAGAGGCAAAAAATGTCACCATCTACTTTTGAGGAGAGCCAAAGACTAATTCCCACTCTTCCTGATGAGCTATCGATCCAAATTATTGCTAGACTCCCTAGAATTTGCTACTTCAATATCAGGCTGGTTTCCCGGAAGTGGAAGGAAACTGTTACTAGCTCTGAACTATTTAAATTGAGAAAAGAGCTTGGTAGAAGTGAAGAATGGCTGTACTTAttgacgaaaattgaagagGATAAACTTTCCTGGCATGCTTTAGATCCCCTGTCAAGAAGGTGGCAGAGGCTACCTCAGATGCCCAATGTAGTTTATGAAGAAGAATTCAGCAAGAGTTCTTCTAGGTTTTCGATGTGGAATATGGTGGGCCCAAGCATCAAAATTGCTCATACTATTAGAGGCTGGTTAGGGAGAAAGAACGCATTTGAACAAATGCCGTTTTGTGGTTGTGCCATTGGTGCTGTTGACGGATGCCTTTATGTTCTAGGTGGATTTTATAAAGCTACGACCGTGAGGTGCGTCTGGAGATTTGATCCAATTCAGAATGCATGGAGTGAAGTGACAGCCATGTCTGCAAGTAGAGCCTATTGTAAGACAGGTATTCTGAATAACAAACTTTATGTTGTTGGAGGGGTTACTCGGGAACGAGGCGGATTGATCCCTCTTCAGTCTGCTGAAGTTTTTGAGCCCTCCACCGGTACATGGTCTGAAGTACCAAGCATGCCATTCTCAAGGGCTCGAGCGCTACCCACTGCCTTTTTGACTGACATGCTAAGGCCCATTGCCACCGGGTTGACTCCCTACATGGGAAGGCTATGTGTATCCCAGAGTCTGTATTCATGGCCCTTTTTTGTTGATGTCGGGGGAGAAATCTATGATCCCGAAACAAATTCTTGGGATGAAATGCCTCTTGGCATGGGAGATGGTTGGCCTGCTCGGCAGGCTGGTACAAAGTTGAGCGTTGTGGTAGATGGTGAATTGTATGCTTTTGATCCTTCGAGTTCTTTGGATAGTGGTAAGATCAAGGTGTACGATCAAGGAGAAGATGCTTGGAAAGTTGTTATAGGAAAAGTCCCTATTCATGACTTTGCTGGTTCAGATTCTCCATATTTACTTGCTGGTTTTCATGGAAAACTTCATGTCATTACAAAAGATGCGAATCATGAAATCGCAGTTCTGCGTGCTGACCTGTGCAGTAATTTGGGTTCTTTGTCACCAACCTTAGCTCCTCTCCTGGCTAGCTCCTCAGATGAACACTCCGACGCACCGGCAGAATCAGACGCAGTTGTGTGGAAGATCATTGGGACCCGGGATTTTGGTTCAGGTGAATTGGTTGGCTGTCAAGTTCTTGATCTTTAG